One Pseudorasbora parva isolate DD20220531a chromosome 4, ASM2467924v1, whole genome shotgun sequence genomic region harbors:
- the LOC137073770 gene encoding uncharacterized protein, with protein TPVTTTESTTETTTPATTTESTTETTTPATTTESTTETTTPATTTESTTEITTPATTAESTTETTTPATTTESTTETTTSVTTAESTTETTTPVTTTESTTETTTPVTTTESTTETTTPATTTESTTETTTSVTTTESTTETTTPVTTTESTTETTTTATTAESTIETSTPATTTESTTETTTPVTTTESTTETTTPATTTDSTTETTSSVTTTESTTETTTPATTTEKTTETTTTATTAESTTETTTPATTTESTTETTTPVTTTESTTETTTPAAESTIETTTPATTTESTTETTTTATTTESTTETTTPVTTTESTTETTTPATTTESTTETTTPVTTTESTTETTTPATTAESTTETTTPANPAESTTETTTIATTTESTTETTTTATTTESTTETTTPVTTTESTTETTTPATTTESTTETTTPATTTESTTETTTPATTTESTTEITTPATTAESTTETTTPATTTESTTETT; from the exons acaccagtcacaacaactgagagcacaactgaaacaactacaccagccacaacaactgagagcacaactgaaacaactacaccagccacaacaaccgagagcacaactgaaacaactacgccagccacaacaactgagagcacaactgaaataactacaccagccacaacagctgagagcacaactgaaacaactacaccagccacaacaacagagagcacaactgaaacaactacatcagtcacaacagctgagagcacaactgaaacaactacaccagtcacaacaactgagagcacaactgaaacaactacaccagtcacaacaactgagagcacaactgaaacaactacaccagccacaacaactgagagcacaactgaaacaactacatcagtcacaacaactgagagcacaactgaaacaactacaccagtcacaacaactgagagtacaactgaaacaactacaacagccacaacagctgagagcacaattgaaacaagtacaccagccacaacaaccgaaagcacaactgaaacaacaacaccagtcacaacaaccgagagcacaactgaaacaactacgccagccacaacaactgacagcacaactgaaacaacttcatcagtcacaacaactgagagcacaactgaaacaactacaccagccacaacaactgagaaaacaactgaaacaactacaacagccacaacagctgagagcacaactgaaacaactacaccagccacaacaaccgaaagcacaactgaaacaacaacaccagtcacaacaactgagagcacaactgaaacaactacaccagcc gctgagagcacaattgaaacaactacaccagccacaacaaccgagagcacaactgaaacaactacaacagccacaacaaccgaaagcacaactgaaacaactacaccagtcacaacaactgagagcacaactgaaacaactacaccagccacaacaaccgagagcacaactgaaacaactacgccagtcacaacaactgagagcacaactgaaacaactacaccagccacaacagctgagagcacaactgaaacaactacaccagccaacccagctgagagcacaactgaaacaactacaatagccacaacaaccgaaagcacaactgaaacaactacaacagccacaacaaccgaaagcacaactgaaacaactacaccagtcacaacaactgagagcacaactgaaacaactacaccagccacaacaactgagagcacaactgaaacaactacaccagccacaacaaccgagagcacaactgaaacaactacgccagccacaacaactgagagcacaactgaaataactacaccagccacaacagctgagagcacaactgaaacaactacaccagccacaacaacagagagcacaactgaaacaact